The Lacticaseibacillus pabuli region CTCAGGACAACACGTCCCTCACTGGCCTTGATACTCTGCTTCAACTCGCTACCGGTCATCGCCAGCACATCACTAGTGTTAGCGCTAATCAATCGTTTGACCATTGTAAAAAAGTCTCCTAACTCATTTCAATCTGCGGGCAACTCGCGACCCACTGCACGGCTAATTTTGCGAAAGGTCTAGCTTTTTCGAGTAGTCCTTCGCAATCTCAGCCGCCATCTTCTTGAAACGGCGCTTGCGGAACCAGCCGAGCATGATACTCGTCAGCCGGTTATTCGCATTCACCGTCGTCGACGCGCCTGACACGTTTTCGGTATAACGCAGCTGCGCCTTGTTATCCTCAAGCTTATCTACGGTGTAGCTAACCGTGTAATCATTGCGTCCTGTGTGCATGGCGTAAGCATAGACACCAGTTGGCTGGTAGTCAGTGATAGTGAAGTGGCCAACTGAACCATTGGCTAACTTCTTCTTATATGTGAACCGCGGCAACTGAGGCGCAACTAGTGACTTACCCGTCTGTTCATTAATGTCGTACAACGCTGACTCAATGAGCCGGTGGAAAAAGTATTCTGCTGGTACGTCCAATTTCATCTTGATGTCCATGATCATTACCTTTCTGGGTGTGGCCGGCAATTAAATGTCGACGCAGACCGCAAAATCAGTTGTCTTCCTTCTGCTTTGCTGTTGCAGCATGCTTGGCACGACGCCAATACATTACACCAGCAATACCGGCAATGGCAATGCCATCCAGCATCATCATGTCTGCCGCGCCGCCGTGCCATATCCGACTGAACATGACAAGGAGTAACCCTGCGTTGAGCACAACTAGCAATGTTTTATTTGTCATCATTCATCCTCCTGGAAAGCAGTCAATGGCAACAGCCAAACATTGCGTTTGTCCGCTGCCATCAGCTGTTATTCGACTGCGCTGCAAAAGCTCGTTAGACAACGGCTTGCACGCGTTATAACACAATTCTATTTCGACACGATTAGGCAGTAGGCTTAACCTTGTTAGCTGCCTTAACAAATGGCAGGTAGATCAGGAATCCGACTATCCCGTTGAAGATCTGCAGGATAGGTGCACGCCAGTCCATCGTCGCAATTAGAGAGTTCAGGATAGGTGGCATTGACCATACAATCTGCGTCTTGATTGGTGATACCCAGCCCCACTGCATGACGAAGTATGCGATAGTAACCATGACGATTGGTGCGAGCAGGAATGGAATGAAGTAGATTGGGTCAAGCACGATTGGCAGCCCGAACATAACTGGTTCGTTAACGTTGAAGAACCCTGGCGCAATCGCCAGTTTCGCGACGGCTCGTTGATCATCACGCTTGGAGAAAATCAGAATGGCAATCAGCAGCAGCAAAGTACCACCGGCACCACCAATCCAGGCGTAGAGGTCAAACGCGTTACGGGTCCAGATGTATGGCAAAGGCTTGCCAGCAGTGTAGGCACTCATGTTAGCCAGCTGAGCGGTCAACCAAATCCCATCAAGTACTGGGCCAAGGACGTTGGTCCCATGCAGACCCAGGAACCAGAAGAGCTGAACCAGAACGGTCATCAGCAGAACGGCACCGTAACCTTGTGACAGGTGAAGCAGTGGGTCCTGGATAACCTTTGAAATGTACTCAATAACAGTAGTAGCGCCAAACTTGGTGAATGCCCAGGTAATGATACCTGACACATACAGAGAAGCAGCGGCTGGGATAATCCCAGTGAAGGCAGCAGCAATTGCAGGTGGTACAGAATCAGGCATCTTGATAGTGATGTTCTTCTTCATGAACCAGATGTAAATGGATGCGGCCAGTCCACCCATGATCATGACGGTGAAGAAACCGGCAGAACCAAAGTAGCTGTTAAAGTTGAAGAACCCCCAGCCGGTGATACTCTTACCAGCAACGGCAGCACCTGCAGCAGTGATGGTCTTAGCATCAGCTGCGGACAGTGCCTTGGTCAAGGTCAAGGTGTAGCTCTGTGGCAAGGTCATAAGGAATGTCCCTAAGGTAACAATCCCACCAGTAATTGGTTCAACCTTGTACTGAACAGCCAGCTTGTAGCCAAAGGTGAATGAGAAAATCAGACCCAAGACGGCGAGTGACCCCGTCCAAACCTGAGCGTTAATCCCAATCAGTGGCTGCATGGCGTTAACAAAGCCCATCCACCCAAAGCGGGTTGGGATGTCACGAACCAAGGCGTTCAGAATTGTTGCAATCGCCCCGGCCATGGTAGCAGGCATGATACTAATGAAGGCATCACGCAGAGCGACTAGCCAGCGGATGGATCCAAGCTTGGATGCGATTGGCACAAGATGCTTGTTGAGCCATTCAATAATTGCATTCATATGTGATTCACTTTCCTCTCGAATAATATGACGATGAAACGACGATGCGTTTCCGTTTAATACAATTGCATCAGACACGCTTTAACCAGGTGATTGCGTGGCGATATCGACACACAATCGGCCTGGCCTTCTGATAATTGCTTGTAAAAAGAAACTAAAATTAAATGAATGAGGAATAAAACGCGCGTTGTTCATTTCCTATAGTTCGATATTAAGCGCTTCCAGCAAATTGGACAAGACCAATTTAACAATTTCTTGTTTTTTTGCTTTCTTTTTGAAATTAAAAACGCTACCATTGCGGTATCAACCGCTCAACGGAGGGCCTTCAGCATGGCAACGACAAAAAAGCAACACGAACAATTATTGGCAATTTTGAAACAGGTGTATACTCACGGCCCAGTTTCCCGCGTCGATATCGCACACAATACGGGAATCACCCAGGCCATTACCGGGAAGCTCGTGGCACAGCTCATTGACGAGCATGCCCTGCAAGAAGTTGGTGAAACCGCCCCGACACGACCAGGATCTGGGCGGAGACGGACCCTACTTGCGTTAAGGGGTGAACAATCCTACTACATCGGGAGCGAACTCTCCGAATGGGCATTCACCTTTTCATTAATTGACAACGCGGGTAAGGTCGTTCGGCAAGAACACCGCGACATTGATGTCAGTCGGCGTGCCATCTTCATCAACGCGTCAAACTACCGAACTCTGCTCGATGACTTTATCACTGAGTGTGCACCCTACCACCCAGTCGCGATTGGAATCGCCTTGCCTGGACACTTTAACGCATCTAGCCACAACATCTGGAGCTCGCATCCCCTCTGGCGTGAATTTGACTTGAAGACGGCCACAGCCAACCTCCCATTACCTGTCTTTATGGAAAACAACGTCCACTGTATGGCGATTGCTGCCCATCTGGTTGGCAAGCCGCACCCTGGGGACAACTTCACTTTCTTTCACGTTGGACGCGGTATTTTCAGCAGCTACATGCACAACGGTGCCATCCACGGCGCTGATAACTATATTGTTGGCGAGATCGGCCACACCATCGTGAATCCAGCCGGTCAATTGTGTGAATGTGGTCGACGTGGTTGCCTGCAAACCTACTCCAGCGAGGGGATTATTATCCGCCACGCGCAAACGCTATTCCGGAGCACCACACAGACCTATCTACGGCAAATTGACACGGACGCCAGCCAAATTACCATTCAAGATGTCCTCCGTGCCTATAGCCTCGGTGATGACGGGGTCACAAACATCTTGGACAATGCGATGAAGTACATCGCTCAAACCGTCAACAACCTATCCATCATGTTAGATTCGCAACACCTCGTGCTGCACGGTCGTATCTTTCAACCGGAGTCGTTAGCAAAACTACTCACCGGCTACATTCGTCAAAACGCCTTTCTCATTAATGGGACGACCATGCAGCCGGTCACGATTGCCCCTTATGGACTCAACGACGGGGCTGATGCTGCCGCGGTCATGGCATTGGAACGCCGGGCGTTTGTGGAATAGCGGCTGTCTTGTTGGGACATTAACCCGCTGCTACAGAAAACCTCTTGCGGTCATCTTTGACGTAAGTCGCCTGATTTAGAAATGTAATTTCAAAATATAGGGAATTTGCGATTTGGGATGGTTTGGTTTTCGATGTATTTCGAAAATATGGTCTATTTTCAATTTAGGATGGTGTAACTGCCTATGTATTTTAAAATTATGGTGTTTTGGTAATTTACAGTTAGTGGAAAGATGCTGTAAATTCAATAATCGGCGAATTTTCGATTTACATTTTGAAATTCTGACATTTACCAGCTATAATCAAGTCAAATCTTGAAGGGGTGTGTTGACAATGACGTACTTACCATTATCCAAATTCAAATACAATCGGAACGGTATTGGTAGTAAAGGTCCTGAAGAAATCGAAGCCGAATATCATCAAAGGATGAACAATCCGGCTGCCATTGTCACTGCGTTGCACCCAAAACTGGAAAACGTACGGTTGCTTTCATCATTTGGCACACCAACGAACGCCAGTAGTGACGCGTTTAAATATCCGATTTTCTATATCGAGACACGGAAAACAAACTTTCTAATCAATCAAATCGCTATCCAGTCTAAACAGCTGTCAAAATACTTATCAGGTCAGCTTCTTCCCAGAGTCGCAGTTCAGAGCTTTATCAACACCCTACTCAAAAATGAAATTATCTTCACTAACGAAATTGAAGGCGTCAAAACCAACCCTGAGGAGATTGGCACCATCATCATGACAATGCACAATCAACCAAGCAAACATGACCGTCGCCTTGAATCGACCATTCGCATGTACAGAGATTCGCTCGGCAATAAGCTGCCTCAAATTCACGAGTTAGCGGACTTTCGTGATATTTACAATACGTTATTGGCTGGCGAAATTAAGCCAAGCGATTTTCCAGATGGTGAACACTTCCGGAACAAGTCAGTCATGATTGGTAATGATACCAAGGTTGTGCATATTCCACCGCAAAACGAGGACGGCATCAATCGTGCGCTCACTGAATTGATTGCATACATGAATGATGACACCCTAATTCCTATTGAAAAGGCCTTAGTGTCCCACTTCATGTTTGAAAATACGCATCCCTTTATCGACGGAAACGGGCGCACTGGGAGATATTTATTATCCGCATACCTTTCAAACAAGCTTGATCAACTCACTGGACTTTCCGTATCAACGACAATCCACAATCACCTCCAGGGTTATTACAAATTGTTTTCTGAGGCTGACGAGCTTGAAAATCGGGCGGAGTTAACCTTTTTCATCGAAGGCATGTTACAGATTATTTCTGATGGTCAAATGGATATTCTGAATGAGCTCAATAGTCAGCGTACACAACTCCATGCAACTTTTGATCACTTTAAGAAAACACATGCCGATCTGACGGAACTTCAGAAGGAAATTGTATATCTCTACATCCAATCAGCGTTGTTTACGCAAAGTAATACGTATGCACTACAGGATCGAGAAGTGGAAAGCATTCTGCACACACCCGATCAATCTGTCGTCCAAATCAAACGTGATATCCAAACACTCACGGATTTACAAATCATTCATCTGATTAAGCGTCGGCCACTACAACACGTCATTAACCCAGATTTGCTCAATCTGTAAACAACCAACACTTGCCCGCATTTTTGAACCCGCCTACACTTGAGGTAATCAAGAAAGGACGCGATTCTATGGCAAATCCAGTGGCATATCCTGCTATTATCAACGACGCACCGGGACGCCCAGACGCATTTACCGTCAGTTTTCCGGACGTACCAACCGCGGCCGCTGAGGGTGTTGGCCTTGGCCAAGTTATCCTGAACGGCAGTCAGGTCTTAGGCTTAGCGCTCGCGGATATGGATCCAGACAGCCTGCCCGTACCTAGCGAACAAACCGTTATCGAAGAAGCTAATCCGGACGCCATCGTCAGTTACATCGCCGTCGATTTGGACGCGGCCCGCGAAGTCGAGCACGTGACTGGCGCGGAAGCATAATAACAAAGCTCAGCAGATGGCACCCTGGCAAACTGCGTCAGGGTGCCATTTTAGTGACTTGTGAATGACTGATTTGAGTTCTAAAATGATAAATTAATAGGTTGGTGAAAAATTTGAACAAAGAACGATTTTTAGCATTTACAGACGCGGTTATTGCGATTGTCGTGACCATCATGGTTTTGGAAATCCATTTGCCCGATGAAATTACACTTAGCTCGCTACGTCACGTCGCGGTACCACTCGCCGCATACTTACTCAGTTTCCTGAACATCTACGGATCCTGGTACAGCCATCACCAGTTGTTCAAGAACGTAAAAACTGTCCCGCAACGAACTTTCTGGCTAAGCGGTCTGTGGGTCTTCATCATGAGCCTCTACCCCATGGCAACCGCTGCCGTTGGGGAACACCCGACGCGCTTGCCACAAGAACTCATTTACCTGAGTATCGCGTTTTTCTGGGTCGTCTTGTTCCAGATGATGGAACACTCACTGAAGCACG contains the following coding sequences:
- a CDS encoding DUF3284 domain-containing protein; its protein translation is MDIKMKLDVPAEYFFHRLIESALYDINEQTGKSLVAPQLPRFTYKKKLANGSVGHFTITDYQPTGVYAYAMHTGRNDYTVSYTVDKLEDNKAQLRYTENVSGASTTVNANNRLTSIMLGWFRKRRFKKMAAEIAKDYSKKLDLSQN
- a CDS encoding PTS sugar transporter subunit IIC; this encodes MNAIIEWLNKHLVPIASKLGSIRWLVALRDAFISIMPATMAGAIATILNALVRDIPTRFGWMGFVNAMQPLIGINAQVWTGSLAVLGLIFSFTFGYKLAVQYKVEPITGGIVTLGTFLMTLPQSYTLTLTKALSAADAKTITAAGAAVAGKSITGWGFFNFNSYFGSAGFFTVMIMGGLAASIYIWFMKKNITIKMPDSVPPAIAAAFTGIIPAAASLYVSGIITWAFTKFGATTVIEYISKVIQDPLLHLSQGYGAVLLMTVLVQLFWFLGLHGTNVLGPVLDGIWLTAQLANMSAYTAGKPLPYIWTRNAFDLYAWIGGAGGTLLLLIAILIFSKRDDQRAVAKLAIAPGFFNVNEPVMFGLPIVLDPIYFIPFLLAPIVMVTIAYFVMQWGWVSPIKTQIVWSMPPILNSLIATMDWRAPILQIFNGIVGFLIYLPFVKAANKVKPTA
- a CDS encoding ROK family protein encodes the protein MATTKKQHEQLLAILKQVYTHGPVSRVDIAHNTGITQAITGKLVAQLIDEHALQEVGETAPTRPGSGRRRTLLALRGEQSYYIGSELSEWAFTFSLIDNAGKVVRQEHRDIDVSRRAIFINASNYRTLLDDFITECAPYHPVAIGIALPGHFNASSHNIWSSHPLWREFDLKTATANLPLPVFMENNVHCMAIAAHLVGKPHPGDNFTFFHVGRGIFSSYMHNGAIHGADNYIVGEIGHTIVNPAGQLCECGRRGCLQTYSSEGIIIRHAQTLFRSTTQTYLRQIDTDASQITIQDVLRAYSLGDDGVTNILDNAMKYIAQTVNNLSIMLDSQHLVLHGRIFQPESLAKLLTGYIRQNAFLINGTTMQPVTIAPYGLNDGADAAAVMALERRAFVE
- a CDS encoding Fic family protein, whose translation is MTYLPLSKFKYNRNGIGSKGPEEIEAEYHQRMNNPAAIVTALHPKLENVRLLSSFGTPTNASSDAFKYPIFYIETRKTNFLINQIAIQSKQLSKYLSGQLLPRVAVQSFINTLLKNEIIFTNEIEGVKTNPEEIGTIIMTMHNQPSKHDRRLESTIRMYRDSLGNKLPQIHELADFRDIYNTLLAGEIKPSDFPDGEHFRNKSVMIGNDTKVVHIPPQNEDGINRALTELIAYMNDDTLIPIEKALVSHFMFENTHPFIDGNGRTGRYLLSAYLSNKLDQLTGLSVSTTIHNHLQGYYKLFSEADELENRAELTFFIEGMLQIISDGQMDILNELNSQRTQLHATFDHFKKTHADLTELQKEIVYLYIQSALFTQSNTYALQDREVESILHTPDQSVVQIKRDIQTLTDLQIIHLIKRRPLQHVINPDLLNL
- a CDS encoding type II toxin-antitoxin system HicB family antitoxin; protein product: MANPVAYPAIINDAPGRPDAFTVSFPDVPTAAAEGVGLGQVILNGSQVLGLALADMDPDSLPVPSEQTVIEEANPDAIVSYIAVDLDAAREVEHVTGAEA
- a CDS encoding TMEM175 family protein, encoding MNKERFLAFTDAVIAIVVTIMVLEIHLPDEITLSSLRHVAVPLAAYLLSFLNIYGSWYSHHQLFKNVKTVPQRTFWLSGLWVFIMSLYPMATAAVGEHPTRLPQELIYLSIAFFWVVLFQMMEHSLKHEFPDLVIPQTHAMPHWLYLSTLGVAFVLAFIWPPIGLIGMLLITLNSIVTGLRGFRNQ